cctgagcggccactcctctccgtcgtcgtcggcgttggtggagtagtccggaggaagggttttccccttcttggacccttcggcctccccagttggggaggccttccttttcttccctccccccgcgggagggggagaggtctattcttcctcctcctcgtcttcatgggaggggtGTGTctcggagtcgtcggatgatgaatccgacacctccaggcgccgggcaatctttcgagtccccgtggccgtcttcttggccttcttctccggcaccacatagggtgccggaaccagcagcttcgccaagcgagcgtccgctgggccttcggacaaaggagccggacagttgatctgtccggacgtctcctgccaatcctgtcaaaggtaagggagcttagatcccgcatggagtcaaactatgaaaaactaataccctgtaaaaggtaaaaacagcttaccgcactagcgtgacgctgcgtgctgaatccacgatcctcggtagcggatgcgggggcctcggcgcccttgaaaagcaccttccaggaatctttgtacgttgtgtcgaagagcctgctcagagttcggtgatgcgccaggtcgaactcccacatgttgaaagcccgttgttgacacgggaggatccggtggatgagcataacctggactacgttgacaagtttgagcttcttgtccaccagggtttggacgcatgtttggagtccggtctgctctctttttttaccccacgacaggctcgTCTTttttcaggaggtgagccgcgtagggggtccggatcggaactcgggggctgcgacccatttagggtcgcacggctcgggtaaaaccaccccgattgccacccctttagggtctccacgaaggagccctcgagccataggacgttgggcatcttgcccaccatggcgcctctgcactccgcctgggtgccgcgcaccaccttcagcttgacattgaaagtcttgatccataggccgaaatgggggcggatgcagaggaaagcctcgcacacgacgataaacgccgagatgttgaggacaaagttcggggccaggtcatgaaattccaggccatagtagaacatgagcccccggacaaatgggtggagagggaagcccagtccgcggaggaaatgggggaggaacactaccctctcatggggcctaggggtgaggGTGAGcttcccctcttcgggaagccagtgtgcaatgtcgttagacaagtatccggccttcttcagttttttgatgtgtccctctgtgacggaggagaccatccacttgcctcccgctccggacatggctggagaaggttgaggtggggtgtgcggacttgagcgctggagctcgagtgcgcggaaatggataggcaaaggaggaaaaaggcgtggatgaaaaggtggatccttatccccttatatgggcggacgcgactatgcgtccccaccagcctggtaaaacttgcttatctccccagcaccgtaatcaatggcgtggttgggttacccaagccgtattgatgagaatcccggaataaggggacacgatctctgctttgacaagacgtgccaaggaaaccgcctcgctaaacgcgctaaggtgagacagtaaaacaattcgaataaagacttggccgtggtgtgatgtcacgctacggaatacgttagcagactagatttgtgtaaatattattctctctatggcaatatgtggaaacttattttgcagagccggacactacctttgtgttcaaaatcttctatgaagtacttggaggaggaacccgccttgcaatgccgaagacaagctatgcgccggactcgtcttcattgaagtctggttcaggggctactgagggagtcctggattagggggtgtccggatagcccgactataccttcggccggactcctggactatgaagatacaagattgaagacttcgtcccgtgtccagaagggactttccttggcgtggaaggcaagcttggcgatacggatatgtagatctcctaccattgtaaccgactctgtgtaaccctagcccctctccgtgtctatataaaccggaggattttagtccgtaggacgaacaacaatcataccataggctagcttctagggtttagcccctctgatctcgtggtagatctactcttgtactacccatatcatcaatattaattaagcaggacgtagggttttacctccatcaagagggcccaaacctgggtaaaacttcgtgtcccctgcctcctgttaccatccgcctagacgcacagttcgggaccccctacccgagatccgccggttttgacaccgacaggtaccaATTCGTTGAGACTCCCTCGATTATGGTATCAACTAGGGGCGGGCCCAGGATTTAAAGAGAGTGTATTCAAAATTTTAATGCCTATTTTAATCCTATAGATCTTTCTTTTTGGCGTATATAATTGATTATAGCACCATTTTTTTGGCACCATATTATACTAACTGTATATTATATAAAAGATATAACATAATGTAATAGAATCATAAAATCGGTCATACTTTGAAACTGTTCAACAGATAGAAAGACTAATACGTCAACATATCAAAGTGACAACATCTTAACATATAGGAGTACAAAAGATAGGAAATAGAAAATGATTAAAAGAAACTTACAAACTATAGGAGAACTATTTTTTATTAGTAATGCTTGTTGTAATAATTCCCCAATTTTTGAACATTCCCACATTGTAATTCATGTGGAAAATTGCGAATTATCATGTCTAAACAATTCATAATTCATTTCAAACAAGTTTGTAGTTTTAAAATACTGAAATAGAAATCCAACTAACCAAGTTAACTTACTGGTGTAAGTCAATGCTAGCCAACTGAAGAAGACAACCACGCGCTGACACCTGCAGATCAAAATTTTAACAGACAAACGGTCAATATGTTTAGAAACACGAACGCATCAAATTATCAATCAGATTTTGAACGACTGAATTTGTGACTTTGGAAGGAAACCTAGAGCCTTCGATGCGGTGATGCCTGATGATGCCAACTGATGAGATGGATTAAAGATGAAACGAAGCTGCGAGGGTTGAGAGATGGATGCCGTCAGATGCTTTCATCACTGCCGCCATGCTCTACCCACGATCCCACGAGTGCGAATAGAATTGGGAAGCACCGGTTCGTCTCATGCGATATGCCTCATTGGCGAAGCGCGTGCGGGCTCTTCATCTTGCTGCAGCGATTTGGGCCGTGTCAGGGTGGTGAGGAGAGAAGTGGGCTAGCCTTGTTTTTTGGCTGAAATACTTAGCTGGCTTTTATTTCCTGAATCAATTTCGTTTTCCCTTATGTACACATGAAATACACTATATATATAGAATTTATTTGCCAAATATAATGGGTATTCAACTGAATACCCTTGAATTATACTGGGCCCGCCCCTGGTATCAACGTGCAATTCTCATCTAAAGACTCGAAGAAACTCTGGTATTTTTCCTTGGTCTTGGAGTTagcattttttttgaattatttggatTGCTTACCATATATGTCACGTGGTAGTCTTGGAGTTAGAGCATCTTCAGTCGCGCCACCAACAAGACCCCCGAGGCGATTTTTTGGCCGCCGacgccaaaaaatcggcccagtcgcgtccccaaAGATCCTTTTTTCatcggctcgggccgaaattggtgccggtggacccaggccgaacccgacgcGCTGGGGCGTTTGGGGGCGCCGGCCGAATCGTTTTTAACGCAGAATCGATAGGCCCTCCTTGGCAGCGACTCGGCTGTTCTCgtcgcttcgtcgtcctcatcgcctcggttcccgcgggggaATCAATGCGaaagctgccgcgccggtcagcctccattgatccctcacgggcggcgcagtgaaggcgggGCGATGCgcgtccctcgcccgccacgcatACACACGGCGGCCACGCGGGCGCCGCCTATATAAGTCGCCCCCTCCCACACCGGTGAGCCACTCACAGACCTCGCTCTCCACCGCCGACGCCTCCGTTCCTTCCTCTCTTCTCGTCGTTTCCACTTCACCCAATGGCTGAGCGCTACCCAGGCgatggcgcggcggcgaacggcttcggccgacgCCACCTTCACGAGGACGAACCCCGGCTTCTCtatgaggccgagtacccggtcccgtcggacatgcgggtgcccggggcgtggaggataaGCGCCGGCATGGTCCCAGTGCCACCGCCGCCCATCGGGGCGACACGTCGTGCGGAGATCGCTCGTATCCATGCCTCTTTGCCGCAGGCGGCGAGAGAAGGGCCGAGGTACACCCCCGACAGCTCGCTGTGGGAGCCGTACTTCCGTCGCCGCTATACCGAGCagttcgaggccaccaacggcgtcgtcccCTCCGAAAGGCTCAACGCCGACGGGCGCcgccgatggtggggcgtgcccAGCCGCACGCTGCAGGCCGTCCTCGagcacatcgagggcggcaacacgccgaggcTGGAGTATCCCGCTCCCTCCACCTTCTCCCACCGGcgtgggagctcgtggacgccgCGCCGCATGGACCCggcatcctcctcctcgtccggccgctcgtccgacggctctccctccctcctctccgtcaagccggagccccaggacgcgCCGATCAGCCGGCGCACCCGTAGCTGCGGCGTCCGCATCGCCGAGTTCTCCCCCGCCTCCGCCCGCCTCGTTAGGTCGAAGGTGGAGTCCAGCCTCCTCGCGGAGTACGAGGCCATAGCCTGGTCCGGCTTCTCCGATGAGGCCGCCCTCAAGTGGGCGTGGGACGACTACCTccacgacgagatggtccggcagcgccgagcCCTGCAGGAGATAGCCGCCCgccagcgtgggcgcgaggacgagcacgtcatggtgatcctcgacagcggcgaggacgaggacgcccccggaccgtccaacctgcCGCGCGTTGGCGACCCTGGGCAGGGgagcagcagggacggcggccacgaaggaggcgacgacgacgacgacagcgGCGACCACACGCAGTTCtacaggctcctcggcatgtagagctTCAGGGCGGTGGGCGGTAaggaacggcgacggcgacggcttgtCTAGTagtgttttttttcttcttttgtaaAATATTTTATGAACTCGCCGAAGTTTGGTTAAATTTACGCCTTGCTTAACGTCGGTACGTCTTCAGGCGGCGATTTTTAGCGTCTTTtggagggccaacggctggagatgctcttagcattCGCGCAAGCACAACTCACAAACCATGAGAACTTATATATGTCTCTGCCTACCCATTTCTAGCTCACTGCCAGATACTCGCACACTCTTCCCGGCCGACATGGCTGCTCTCTCGCCAGCTCTCCTCATCTCCATCCTTGTGGTCCTCGTCGCCACTGCCACCACAGCCCAATGCCGCCCTCAGAAAGACCACGGCCACGCCGCCAAGACCGCCTTTTCCCCAATAGCCACCGTCCACGCCATCTGCAGCACCACCCCACACCCGGCGTCGTGCCTCGCGTCGGCCGCCGTGCACCTCGACGCCGCCACGGCCCATCTCCTGGCGTCGTCCATCACCGCCCCCCTCCTCCCGGCGAGCATCCTCTCGGTCGCGCTCGCCTCCCTCCGCGGCGCGCTCTCGGCCGTCTCCTCCCTCTCCCCCGTCCTCTCCTCCACGCTCTCGGCCCCGTCGTCCTCGACGACGCCGCTCCGGCGCGGCGCCGCGCAGGACTGCCTCGAGCTCCACGACGCCACGCTGGGCTCCCTCTCGCGCTCCGCCTCGCTGCTCGCGTCCCCCGGCGAGGGCCTCCCCTCGGTGCGCGCGCACCTCTCGGCCGCGCTCACCAACAAGGCCACCTGCCTCGACGGCCTCGCCGGCGCCTCCGGCCCGCGGATGGACGGCCTGCTCGCCTCCCTCGACGACGCCTACGAGCACGTCTCCAACTCGCTCTCCCTCGTCGCCCGCCGCGGCGGTGGAGGGTCCGCGGCCAGCTTCCAAGCCACGGTGGCCAAGATCATCCACCACAATCGGCGCCTGCTCCAGGACGACGAAGACAGCGATGGGGACGACGACGACAGCAGCCgcaacgacaacgacgacgacaacAGCCGCAACGACAACGAGGACAGCGGCAACAGCGACGGCAACAACGGCAGCGGCGACACGGTGATCACGGTGGCGAAGGACGGGTCGGGGAACGTCCGGACggtgggggaggcggtggccgcggcgccGAACAACAGCGAGGCGAGGACGGTGATCCAGGTGAAGGCCGGGACGTACGTGGAGAACGTGGAGGTGCCCCCGTACAAGACGAACATCGCCCTGGTCGGCGAGGGCCGCGACGTGACGGTCATCACCGGCAGCCGCAGCGCCGCCGACGGCTGGACCACCTTCCGCACCGCCACCGTCGGTAATCATCGCCTATCATTACATCTTAACCAACTCTACCTGCATAGCGTCAGCGCGGTGCGCACGCACGCTACATTGCTCCGTGTTGCCATgcacgcatgcacgcacgcacgctgCTGCTGATGTCTGTGGACTGTGGCATTGTTCTTCACGTGCACGTAACGTAACCAAGGCTCACTCACTGACTCTGAGCAGCGAGAGAATAGTCAAGCGTAGGACATGATGCATGCACGGATAATGCATCACCTAGGAATCTGGCCTGACGCAGATCTATCTAAATTTACGTTTTTGGGCGCATGCGGGTCCAGATTCCGGAGGTGCATGAGTCGAGTCGGATGCCATTGATCCATCACATGCATGTGTTCGTGTTCGCTCCTCGAGCTAAAATCCGAAACACCACCATGGACCTGCATGCCTGTCACCTGTCAGAATGTTGGCCGCTCTTAACACTTAACCCTAGCTAGCTTCGCtcgacaacaactcatcgacaaaaaCATCATTCTTCCGGTCCTGACGAGTGAGACCGACGATCAAACGGCCGGGATTGACTGATCTGATCAGACGTGCACGCATGAACATGCAGGGGTGTCCGGCGAGGGGTTCCTGGCGCGGGACATCGCGTTCCGCAACACGGCGGGCGCGGCAAGGGGGCAGGCGGTGGCGCTGCGGGTGAACGCGGACATGGCGGCGGCGTACCGCTGCGCCGTCGACGGCCACCAGGACGCGCTCTACGCGCACTCCTTCCGGCAGTTCTACCGCGAGTGCGCCCTCTCCGGCACGGTGGACCTCGCCTTCGGCAACGCCGCCGCGGTGCTCCAGGCGTGCGCGCTCGTCGCCGGCGCGCCGGTCCCGGGCCAGTCGAACGTGCTCACGGCGCAGTCCCGGGGCGACCCGAACCAGGACACGGGCTTCGCCGTGCACAACTGCACCGTGGAGGCCTCGCCGGAGCTGCTCGCCAGCGGCGTCGGCACCCGCACCTTCCTCGGCCGGCCGTGGGGCGCGTACGCGCGGGCGGTGGTCATCGAGTCCTTCCTGGGCCCGCTCGTGGACCGCGACGGGTGGACAGGCTGGCCTGGCGCGGAGCCGGGCCGCGCCGACACGGTGTACTTCGGGGAGTACGCGAACGAGGggcccggcgccggcacgggcgcgCGCGTGGGCTGGGCTGGGTTCCACGAGATGGACTACGACGAGGCCGCCCAGTTCGCCGTCGACAAGTTCATCTACGGCGACGACTGGCTCGCCGCCACCTCCTTCCCCTACGACCAAGGCATCTAAACTACGTACGTTGGATCTCAAGAATTCAGAGGTTAATCTTGAACTGTTACCGCGTTAATTTCGGCAAGATGTTCAGTAAGTTCTGTTAATCTGTTTGTGTCATGATCCAACTGAATCAGATGATTTTTGGATCTGTGAGGTGTACAACCAATCAGCAGTTTTTACTACTGTATTTGAAATGCAGATGATCCTTTTAGTAATGTAAATGCAAAACTTTTCTTTGAATTTCTGATCTGTTGGGGCCAGATAATGACATCTTCTAAGTGGTTCGTGCGTTCCCAAGTGGGTACGAAGTCCACTGAGTTTTGTAACGCTGAAGCTTATAATTGGTGATGACACGGCGTGCAGCAACAGCAAGAGGTTAAGGAGATCCTACTGTCTGGACTGTCCACGATGATGGCGACATGCACACAACGTCCAGCTGCAAACCCACGAGAGAGTTCTACCGACTTGGCTCTCTATTATCAGTGTTGATGATTGATTCGCTAGTCATAGTTAATTTCAaaaaagcgagagagagagagagagagatgaacatAGTTTTTCTTCTCTGTTTGTTTCCATGGTCGACATAATTTTGCTAACTGAAATGTTGTTGTGGTTTTTTGTTTCGACGAAAATCACTTTCTAAAGTTCTTTAACTCTCTGTCCAGTGAGAACACAGGATGATACCTCACAGTCACAGGCCACATATTGCAATGGGGTAGTTGCAGTGATCAGATATTCAGATCTCCCCACCTATCTTTTCATCGTCGACGCAAGTAGTATCAAGATCTCGCCCTTTCAGAAACCTTTCTAACTGTTTCCATATAAAAAGATCATCACTGTCATATAACTGATTCGTATGCTAGCACACAACAACAGCAAAGCAGAAGTGATTGTGGTGATATTAACCAAGCTGTTTGCAGAATAAAATATCACTGCTAGTTAAGCAGGGCATTTGCCACACATGGCTGCTCCTCCGGTTATTCCAGTTATTGCTCTTACTTGATCGGTCCCCCCACCCCTTGATCACTTCAGAGCTGCCACTTCTGATCGTTCTTGTGCAGAAGACCGTCCTCGGCGCCGTCCTCGAAGACCCGAAGCGTCGCGAGACGGATGAAATCGGTGACCTGGACTCCCACAGGCCTGTTCTCACAGCACAAAATGAGTAAGTTTCAGGCTGATCATCAGACACAAGAATTTTCCACCAAGGCAACAAACACCTCTTTCTCGGTTTCTCCTACCAAGCAACAGCACACAGAGGAGAAAATAAACATTCAGAAACAGATGATCAGTTGAACTCACCACGGGAAGCAGGCCTTCTCCGGCAGCCGCATTCCGAGCCTCGGGCCCTCATCGTAGCCCTCGCAGACGAGCTCCCCCTTGTCGTCCCTGTAGCACACGATCCCTCTCACCTGGTCCTCGAACACCTGCCGATCAGATCATCAGTTCAGGGAGGATTTACTCGAAAAGGAAAACAATTCAGAGAGGAAACCTAGATGTCTCCTTGGATCAAGCACAGACACGGATGATCCAAGTGTGCACCGACCAGTGCAAGATAATTTATAGTACCTTGTTGCTGGTTGGTGCAGCAAAGGAGAGGTGCGAGGATGGCTGGTTGCGTTCATGGGCTGCAGAGGTTCTGAAGCTCAAGGCTGCCGCCGGGTTCCTTGCGCCGAGTCTCGGGCCGGTGGTGGCCACGGAGGAAGAAGGGTGAGGATGGCAGTAGCTTCTGAACGCCATTTTCTGGTTGGTTTCTGGTGAGGAGTCTGGGGTTCAGCAGAGTAGAGGGCCTTGTGTTGCCTATATGCTAAAATTCTGAATGATTTTCTTGGGAGGAGGAAGGGAGGGCATGGCCAGTTACAGGGCCATGGCACTTTAATAAGGTGTTTGTACTTTCTTGTAGGCTGTAGGGGCCGGGGTGGCAATCATCGGAAGGAAGGACGGAAGCAGCAGCAACCGCAAAGCTTGCAATATCTACCTATTTTTCTATTGCAAGCTACACTTGGTGCGTCGTGGCCTTCCATTGTAGATGTCTGATGATTTTGTTTCTGTTGGACTTTCTGCATTTCAGTTGCCTTTTTGTAATCCATGTTGCCATAGATACATTATACATTCTCAAAACTGTGTAAACATTACGATCAAAATGCTAAatcttttactactccctccgaccCATAGTAATTGTCGCTGCTTTAATATAACTTTGTACTACTAAAGCAGTACTTTCTTAAAAAAACCATAACTGTCCTTAGCTTGCATCACACAAAAACACAAAATGTAAGAAAGGGATGGCCACTGCAATCAACCAGCTTTGGTATAATTAGCAGTGTCAATCTACATGTAGTATAATAACACTACGCGGCTGAGGGTTTTGCCTCGTTGGGGTCGGTGGGCCAGCGCCATTACCTCACCAACATTATCATCATAGATGTTAATGACATTCCTCAATCGGATTCAGCATAAATAATCCCCAATCTGACGTGACAGCAACAGCTAGCCTTATCCGATGATGCGCGCCAAGAATCGCTAGTTGTGCTAAACAATTGCTTTGCCATGTGACCATCTCATTATCAACGGGGCAGCAATCTTAAGAAAGAGGGGAGGGGTGGCCATCTTGTCCTCTAGCACCGGCGCAATCTAAGCCACAAAATGGAGGGTTATGACATGGCAAACATTGTGTGGGAATTGCCATGAAAAATAAGAAACGTTCTAAATTTGCCAGGTTCAAATGATATCACTAGATTTGTCATGAATGAAATTTAGTTTCAGGGTTTCTGTCAGTGTTCTGCTTAAATAATGCTCCCTCCAATCCTATGCAGTTCAATTTTGAGAGCAAGCGTTTCAATCATTCATGCTCATGTAGGCCAAACAAGTGTGATGTGGGTCGGGATCCTCTGCAGTACTGGACGGTGCAGTAGTGCATATGACATGTGGGATCGGGTCCACACGACAGCAACCGTACAGCATATGATGCGCTAAAGCAGATGATAACACCATTATTTCCAGCGGGGGCAGTTGACGATATATTTTTGGTTTTTGCATGATTTTAGGTGTTTGATGAAAAGGTACTCGTTTGCTTCCAGGTGTGTCTTGGTAATCATGTTTTTGTAGGAATCAGGCTGCCACCAGCTAGATGCTATAAGTAGCCGTGACACCCAGCACAGTCCAAGTGGAGGCAAAGAGGGGTACGTGTATATATCTGAAAATGTTGGGTGAGGAGTCACATATCACAATCACACTTGGTTGGAAAACTTTGGAGTGTTAGCCACTTCAGTGTCGCACATCTGTGAATGATTTGGGTCGGTTCTTGTTGGTCGAGGCCGACACACCTGAGTTCAGTGGCCTGAGTTGTTGCAACccataaaagaaagaaaaagaagatcGGCGATAAAACCCGGCACGGATTAAAATCGTATAATTTTGTGCCTCAGCAAAGTAAACCAAATTCAAGCAGACCTGCCGATCAGATCGCCAGTTCAGAGAATAGATGGCAAGTGCTTCTGAACTGCATTCTGCAACTTTTTGATTTCCTGGTGGCGGGCGAGGAGTCTGGGGTTCAGCGGAGGGCCTTGCTGGCTATATATTCCAAAATCTGAGTGCACTTCTTGGGAAGGGGAGTGAAAGGGTATGGCTGGCTCAGAGTCCTGACATTTTGAGGTCTCGGTGCCTGGCAGTTTGTAGGGCAGGGGATGCTAGTCTTGACTCTTGAGAAGTTTGGAACAAGGGTCTCAATCAAGTAGCCAAGAATGATGCACATATGGATGAATTGTTGATGAGTGTAGATGGAATTTCTTATCGTTGTTTGCAGTTGATCGATATTTGACATGAACGGATCGTTGTGCTTTGCTTACAGTGAAAAACAGATTCATCATGCAAGCTGCTATGCATGAAGAAAACTCCGCACGTATCCACGGTCCACCCTATTTTGAGATTGGGACTGCAGCCTTGTGGTACTAGCATTGTCACGTAATCCTTCCATTATTGAATTTGTACACATATTTTCTTCAGTTACATTCCAATGTTATTTTTCAGATAAATTTCACATTTAGTTAGATAATAATTTATTAAAAAGATCAATTCAAATTTAATAGCCTTTTCAAGATGTACTCCAGAGAGATTTCACTGAAtttcagaaaaaataatcaacaagTTTCACGGCTCACATCACTTTCAGAGTCATTCAATCATACTCACACAATCTTAGTTGTATTCCATGGACAATTCACACGACCTGAAAACTGTGAACAATCTCAGAGGCATTT
This portion of the Triticum dicoccoides isolate Atlit2015 ecotype Zavitan chromosome 7A, WEW_v2.0, whole genome shotgun sequence genome encodes:
- the LOC119332595 gene encoding uncharacterized protein LOC119332595 is translated as MAFRSYCHPHPSSSVATTGPRLGARNPAAALSFRTSAAHERNQPSSHLSFAAPTSNKVFEDQVRGIVCYRDDKGELVCEGYDEGPRLGMRLPEKACFPWPVGVQVTDFIRLATLRVFEDGAEDGLLHKNDQKWQL
- the LOC119328220 gene encoding pectinesterase-like, with product MAALSPALLISILVVLVATATTAQCRPQKDHGHAAKTAFSPIATVHAICSTTPHPASCLASAAVHLDAATAHLLASSITAPLLPASILSVALASLRGALSAVSSLSPVLSSTLSAPSSSTTPLRRGAAQDCLELHDATLGSLSRSASLLASPGEGLPSVRAHLSAALTNKATCLDGLAGASGPRMDGLLASLDDAYEHVSNSLSLVARRGGGGSAASFQATVAKIIHHNRRLLQDDEDSDGDDDDSSRNDNDDDNSRNDNEDSGNSDGNNGSGDTVITVAKDGSGNVRTVGEAVAAAPNNSEARTVIQVKAGTYVENVEVPPYKTNIALVGEGRDVTVITGSRSAADGWTTFRTATVGVSGEGFLARDIAFRNTAGAARGQAVALRVNADMAAAYRCAVDGHQDALYAHSFRQFYRECALSGTVDLAFGNAAAVLQACALVAGAPVPGQSNVLTAQSRGDPNQDTGFAVHNCTVEASPELLASGVGTRTFLGRPWGAYARAVVIESFLGPLVDRDGWTGWPGAEPGRADTVYFGEYANEGPGAGTGARVGWAGFHEMDYDEAAQFAVDKFIYGDDWLAATSFPYDQGI